GCTGGCTGACGGCCGCCCTCGTGCAGTATCTTTCCACGTACGACTCCTGGGATTCGAACTTCCTGGGCGCTCGCGGATTCATTGCCGACAGAAACGAGGCCAGACGCATGGACTTGGGATTGAAAGGGCGCACCGCCTTGATCACAGGCGGCGCCAGCGGCATTGGCCTGGCGACGGCACGCGCGTTCGCGGAGGAAGGCTGTGCGTTGGTATTGTGGGATATTTTGCCGCGAGTGGAGGCCGTGGCTCAGGAGATCGCCGCCGAGCTCGGCGTAGCAGCCCGAGGATTCCCGGTCGACATCGTCGATTTCAGCGGCGTGGAACGCGCATTACAAACCGCGGTTCAAGATGGCGCCCAGGTCGACCATGTCGTCCACTGCGCCGCAACCGGCTCGACGAAGTTCGGCTTCCCTTTCACCAACCTCGTTCCCGAGGATTGGAAGCGAACCCTCGACATCAACATCTTGGGCATGGTCAACGTGGCGCATGCTGCCGCGCCGTATTTCGTGCAGGCTCAGCGCGGGACGTTCGTGTTCCTGGCGTCCGTCGCCGGACAGATCGGCTCGCAAACCGATCCGCCGTACAGCGCCAGCAAGGCGGCGAACATCAACTTTGCGCAGTGCATGGCAAAAGACCTGGCGAAGCACGGCGTACGTGTGAACGGCGTTTGCCCCGGCATGGTGCAAACGCCGTTGAATCGCTCCGTGT
The genomic region above belongs to Planctomycetia bacterium and contains:
- a CDS encoding SDR family oxidoreductase, whose product is MDLGLKGRTALITGGASGIGLATARAFAEEGCALVLWDILPRVEAVAQEIAAELGVAARGFPVDIVDFSGVERALQTAVQDGAQVDHVVHCAATGSTKFGFPFTNLVPEDWKRTLDINILGMVNVAHAAAPYFVQAQRGTFVFLASVAGQIGSQTDPPYSASKAANINFAQCMAKDLAKHGVRVNGVCPGMVQTPLNRSVWQAWHDQTPADQQLTYDDWAAQQIKSVVPLGRWQTPEDIAAMILFLSSDRAQQVTGQTINVDGGFVMHW